A region of Halalkaliarchaeum desulfuricum DNA encodes the following proteins:
- the arcS gene encoding archaeosine synthase subunit alpha — translation MTDYFEVLERDGPARIGELRLDPPVATPATIDDRLRDAGSLWAADREIPEPDDSVLTVLPHRAFPSGTPPDVRDAFAVDPADVDAPTAAVVSSEAAERSGGEASELAPDDGVDCPPDAYVLSDVQGFIGHAFGLKEAVLAIKEAVPADTALSLSGVATPANVATLSYVGVDLFDRTYARIAGSRGRYLTADGEHFLEDLTELPCSCPACQGPREEFTREDCSQHNVNALEAELRRVRERIRAGRLRDYIEGQARHEAWLTAAFREFDQQYSYLEQRTPVVRDTELLAASEDTIRRVEIQRFADRVTTRYRNRFSAPLALVPCSARKPYSDSQSHKQFHDAIGWRAHIVSMTSPIGVVPQELELTYPAQHYDTVVTGQWSEDEKGFVAEVLERYLEGNDYPRVIAHVPDEGYREICERVAEEVDVPFEFTCDGHPTSADSLSNLREVLEGELAYAKRQREHNTVRAIADYQLGPGAGEDVFGDGAIETTGRYPKLQIRARDVDRGGDDSDQLATVVPQYGTLAFTLAGARRWVESDAPTKRVEIDGFVPHGSVLAPGVVDADDAIRVGDEVVIEGPKAFGVGRAAMSGPEMVESTRGVASAVRHVEEK, via the coding sequence ATGACCGACTACTTCGAGGTCCTCGAACGGGACGGCCCCGCCCGGATCGGGGAGCTCCGGCTCGACCCGCCGGTCGCGACGCCGGCGACGATCGACGACCGGCTCCGGGACGCCGGATCGCTGTGGGCTGCCGATCGGGAGATACCCGAGCCGGACGACTCGGTGTTGACCGTGCTTCCCCACCGGGCGTTCCCGTCGGGGACGCCGCCCGACGTCCGCGACGCGTTCGCGGTCGATCCGGCCGACGTCGACGCACCGACCGCCGCGGTCGTCTCCAGTGAAGCCGCCGAACGTTCGGGTGGGGAAGCGTCCGAACTCGCTCCCGACGACGGCGTCGACTGTCCACCGGACGCGTACGTCCTCTCTGACGTCCAGGGATTCATCGGGCACGCGTTCGGCCTGAAAGAGGCGGTACTCGCAATCAAGGAAGCGGTTCCGGCCGACACCGCACTGTCTCTCTCCGGCGTGGCGACGCCCGCGAACGTCGCGACGCTTTCGTACGTCGGCGTCGACCTGTTCGACCGGACGTACGCCCGGATCGCCGGCTCCCGGGGGCGATACCTCACCGCCGACGGCGAACACTTCCTCGAGGATTTGACCGAGCTTCCCTGTTCGTGTCCGGCGTGTCAGGGTCCCCGGGAGGAGTTCACCCGTGAGGACTGCAGCCAGCACAACGTCAACGCGCTGGAGGCGGAGCTCCGCCGGGTTCGCGAGCGGATCCGTGCCGGGCGGCTCCGGGACTACATCGAGGGGCAGGCCCGCCACGAGGCGTGGCTGACCGCGGCGTTCCGGGAGTTCGATCAGCAGTACAGCTACCTCGAACAGCGGACCCCCGTCGTGCGCGACACCGAACTGCTCGCGGCAAGCGAGGACACCATCCGGCGGGTGGAGATCCAGCGGTTCGCCGACCGGGTGACGACCCGGTACCGAAATCGGTTTTCGGCGCCGCTGGCGTTGGTTCCCTGTTCTGCGCGCAAGCCGTACTCCGACTCCCAGAGCCACAAACAGTTCCACGATGCGATCGGCTGGCGAGCCCACATCGTCTCGATGACCTCCCCGATCGGGGTGGTCCCGCAGGAGCTCGAATTGACATATCCGGCCCAGCATTACGACACGGTGGTGACGGGCCAGTGGTCCGAAGACGAGAAGGGGTTCGTCGCGGAAGTTCTGGAGCGGTATCTCGAGGGCAACGACTACCCCCGGGTGATCGCGCACGTCCCCGACGAGGGCTACCGCGAGATCTGCGAACGGGTGGCCGAGGAGGTCGACGTCCCGTTCGAGTTCACCTGCGATGGCCACCCGACCTCGGCCGACTCGCTGTCGAATCTCCGGGAGGTGCTGGAGGGGGAACTGGCGTACGCGAAGCGCCAGCGGGAGCACAACACGGTCCGCGCGATCGCCGACTACCAGCTCGGCCCAGGCGCCGGCGAAGACGTCTTCGGCGACGGCGCGATCGAGACGACCGGCCGATACCCGAAGCTCCAGATCCGCGCCCGCGACGTCGACCGAGGCGGGGACGACAGCGATCAGCTGGCGACTGTGGTCCCGCAGTACGGCACCCTGGCGTTCACGCTCGCCGGCGCACGCCGGTGGGTCGAAAGCGACGCGCCGACGAAACGCGTCGAGATCGACGGGTTCGTCCCCCACGGGTCGGTGCTCGCGCCGGGCGTCGTCGACGCCGACGACGCGATCCGGGTCGGCGACGAGGTCGTCATCGAGGGGCCGAAGGCGTTCGGGGTCGGGCGGGCGGCGATGTCGGGCCCGGAGATGGTCGAATCGACGCGGGGCGTCGCCTCCGCGGTACGGCACGTCGAAGAGAAGTAG
- a CDS encoding ArsR/SmtB family transcription factor has protein sequence MDSLELLGSKTRLELLRALSRRDMYVSELMETVGMDGKTATHHLDTLTRAGLLDSYKEGRRRYYTLVRDVRLEISPSPDRRFVVQFPHALEESDSEPNGSSERKSCQ, from the coding sequence ATGGATTCGCTCGAACTGCTCGGCTCGAAAACGCGGCTCGAACTGCTCCGTGCACTCTCCCGGCGCGACATGTACGTCTCCGAACTCATGGAAACCGTCGGGATGGACGGGAAAACGGCGACACACCATCTCGACACGCTGACTCGAGCCGGACTGCTCGACTCGTATAAAGAGGGGCGGAGACGCTACTACACGTTAGTCCGGGACGTCCGCCTGGAGATTTCACCGTCCCCGGACCGACGGTTCGTCGTGCAGTTCCCACACGCTCTCGAAGAGAGTGACTCGGAACCGAACGGTTCCAGCGAACGAAAGAGCTGCCAGTGA
- a CDS encoding M48 family metalloprotease, producing the protein MSAEDPALRRRILIATALVVLLPFGFIYAFVAAINHVLLPLLESFGHGPYHGRVYVSPLLAVVIVAGGLATQAWFGPSTVLGTLGARRVSPEERPELHARVTRLAQAADVEPPDVAVAKNDAPNAAAVRGPTGASILVTTGLLDRLDETELEAVLAHEIAHLKNRDATVMTVAWLLPTVTYYLALAAAYLLYGTYRALGSGRSSGRSSDGLAKAVLVLTVTAVVTIAISAMFWAASVLIHRILSRYREYAADRGAAALTGEPAALASALRTLEAEMPDVPDRDLRKLDGGAEALYVAPLSGRSFTDADLVSTDIFPDTHPPTEERIDRLRELAGELE; encoded by the coding sequence ATGTCCGCCGAGGACCCCGCTCTCAGACGCCGGATCCTGATAGCCACCGCCCTCGTGGTCCTCCTGCCGTTCGGATTCATTTACGCGTTCGTGGCCGCGATCAACCACGTGCTCCTCCCGTTGCTCGAGTCGTTCGGTCACGGACCGTACCACGGTCGCGTCTACGTCAGTCCCCTGCTGGCTGTCGTGATCGTCGCCGGCGGACTCGCGACACAGGCCTGGTTCGGCCCGTCGACGGTACTTGGAACACTCGGTGCTCGCCGCGTCAGTCCCGAGGAGCGCCCGGAGCTACACGCCAGGGTGACCCGGTTGGCACAGGCTGCAGACGTCGAGCCTCCCGACGTCGCCGTCGCGAAAAACGACGCCCCGAACGCGGCTGCAGTCCGCGGACCGACCGGCGCCTCGATCCTCGTGACGACCGGGCTGCTCGACCGGCTGGACGAGACGGAACTCGAGGCCGTCCTCGCCCACGAAATCGCCCACCTCAAGAACCGCGACGCGACCGTCATGACCGTCGCCTGGCTGCTGCCGACAGTCACCTACTATCTGGCGCTCGCGGCGGCGTATCTGCTGTACGGGACCTACCGTGCGCTCGGCTCCGGACGCTCATCCGGCCGGAGTAGCGACGGGCTGGCGAAGGCGGTGCTCGTCCTCACGGTCACCGCCGTCGTCACCATCGCCATCTCGGCGATGTTCTGGGCGGCAAGCGTGCTGATCCATCGGATCCTCTCTCGGTACCGTGAATACGCCGCGGACCGTGGTGCGGCGGCGTTGACCGGCGAGCCGGCCGCACTCGCGAGCGCGCTCCGAACGCTCGAGGCGGAGATGCCCGACGTCCCGGATCGGGACCTCCGGAAACTCGACGGCGGCGCCGAAGCGCTGTACGTCGCGCCGCTTTCGGGGCGCTCGTTTACCGACGCGGATCTCGTTTCGACGGACATCTTCCCCGACACCCACCCGCCGACCGAAGAGCGCATCGATCGGCTCCGCGAACTGGCAGGTGAACTCGAATGA
- a CDS encoding DUF371 domain-containing protein, whose translation MDDAHTETVRARGHENVRGEHESTFEVTSDDWLTPAGDCILAVDADRTPADFSAEFVAACRDRNTTITARLEVAPVGSNGEAEPLVETITGRGDPELTFESDRSLVGRTSDYVDDRTVLVEADSAAVDVDRELVAALAEGADVTLTLTVE comes from the coding sequence ATGGACGACGCCCACACCGAGACGGTCCGGGCCAGGGGTCACGAGAACGTCCGCGGCGAACACGAGAGCACCTTTGAGGTGACAAGCGACGACTGGCTCACGCCGGCGGGAGACTGTATCCTCGCCGTCGACGCGGATCGAACACCAGCGGACTTTTCCGCAGAATTCGTGGCGGCCTGCAGGGACCGGAACACCACAATCACTGCCCGACTGGAGGTCGCTCCCGTCGGCTCGAACGGCGAGGCGGAGCCGCTCGTCGAGACCATCACCGGACGCGGCGATCCGGAACTCACCTTCGAGAGCGACCGGAGCCTGGTCGGGCGCACGAGCGACTACGTCGACGATCGGACGGTACTCGTGGAGGCGGACTCCGCCGCCGTCGATGTCGACAGGGAACTCGTGGCTGCGCTGGCCGAGGGGGCCGACGTGACGCTGACGCTGACCGTCGAGTGA
- a CDS encoding LysE family translocator, giving the protein MVSTLSSLLLGTVFGLALAAPPGPMNAIIAEESVVRGWREGFMAGLGAGVADLLFFVLASVGVVAVVERFETLQAVMIGVGGLFMLYFAYDAIRSARASFRPTDGTLPESRGFRKALVLGLSNPYQILFWLTIGTALLRPGRVDLFAQVPYVGEALAGTVIVETGSAALVGGLFVGIGIWIVAYPAALVYAERRIDSMAPVVAVLSALVLVGFGVYFLSDAAATLLG; this is encoded by the coding sequence GTGGTATCGACGCTGAGTTCGCTGCTGCTTGGAACCGTCTTCGGCCTGGCGCTGGCTGCGCCGCCCGGCCCGATGAACGCGATCATCGCCGAGGAGTCCGTGGTCCGGGGGTGGCGGGAAGGATTCATGGCCGGACTGGGGGCCGGCGTCGCCGACCTGCTTTTCTTCGTCCTGGCGTCCGTCGGCGTCGTGGCAGTCGTCGAGCGGTTCGAGACTCTCCAGGCCGTGATGATCGGCGTGGGCGGGCTGTTCATGCTGTACTTCGCGTACGACGCGATCCGGAGCGCACGCGCGTCGTTCCGGCCGACCGACGGGACGCTCCCCGAGAGCCGCGGATTCCGGAAGGCGCTGGTCCTCGGACTGTCGAACCCCTACCAGATCCTCTTTTGGCTCACGATCGGCACGGCCCTGTTGCGTCCGGGTCGGGTCGACCTGTTCGCGCAGGTGCCCTACGTCGGCGAGGCGCTTGCCGGAACCGTCATCGTCGAAACCGGGTCGGCGGCGCTCGTCGGCGGGCTGTTCGTCGGGATCGGGATCTGGATCGTCGCCTACCCGGCGGCGCTTGTGTACGCCGAACGACGGATCGACAGCATGGCGCCGGTCGTCGCCGTGCTGTCGGCGCTGGTGCTCGTGGGGTTCGGCGTCTACTTCCTGTCGGACGCGGCCGCGACGTTACTGGGTTGA
- a CDS encoding DUF2062 domain-containing protein produces MIRDRVVGYRERVQTRLRATFSQDHPPHFIAVSFAIGVFMTTLPTLGTGLIVLAAIGYRYAWANNLALFAAVVVLNPVAKTGVYSMSFILGTILLGSPPGITNPEIGLTAGREILVRLLAGNAIIAVVFALVGYAFAHYGVRAVRRYKK; encoded by the coding sequence ATGATCCGGGATCGCGTCGTCGGGTATCGCGAACGGGTGCAGACGCGCCTTCGAGCGACGTTTTCACAGGACCACCCACCTCACTTCATCGCTGTGAGCTTTGCGATCGGCGTGTTCATGACGACGTTGCCGACGCTCGGAACCGGACTGATCGTCCTCGCAGCCATCGGGTATCGGTACGCGTGGGCGAACAACCTGGCACTGTTCGCTGCTGTCGTGGTCTTAAATCCGGTCGCAAAAACTGGGGTGTACTCGATGAGTTTCATCCTCGGGACGATACTGCTCGGCTCGCCGCCCGGTATTACGAATCCAGAGATCGGATTGACCGCAGGGCGTGAGATCCTCGTTCGGCTCCTCGCCGGAAACGCGATCATAGCGGTCGTCTTCGCTCTGGTCGGCTACGCTTTCGCTCACTACGGTGTTCGGGCGGTTCGTCGCTATAAAAAGTAG
- a CDS encoding amphi-Trp domain-containing protein, with protein sequence MPEVPTDDAEPTIETITDGYFEEEYYVSAEDAGEFLIELGEQLKEGEELTITGDDWELPFAFGEPVELEIEFEGDGEPELEIEIELTGKTETESPEIE encoded by the coding sequence ATGCCCGAAGTCCCGACTGACGACGCGGAACCGACGATTGAAACGATCACTGACGGCTATTTCGAGGAGGAGTACTACGTCAGCGCGGAAGATGCGGGTGAGTTCCTGATCGAACTCGGCGAACAGCTCAAAGAGGGGGAGGAACTAACGATCACTGGCGACGACTGGGAGTTGCCGTTCGCGTTCGGTGAGCCGGTGGAACTGGAGATCGAATTCGAGGGTGATGGCGAACCGGAACTCGAAATCGAGATCGAACTCACCGGCAAGACCGAGACCGAGAGCCCAGAAATCGAGTGA
- the mutL gene encoding DNA mismatch repair endonuclease MutL → MSDEATENGVEPSRVRELDADTVERIAAGEVITRPARVVAELVENALDAGASRIEITVDGDGTDRGNAGTRGDHGRQGRDDTRHGRIRVADDGRGMSRRDAELAVEPHTTSKLGTAADLRRIDTLGFRGEALAAVAESATLDIVTNDGGDRGTRVLVERGDETVADAGRGRGTTVEVTDLFADRPARLASLADPGTEFSRISTLVADYALARPDVAVSLVHDGRETLSTNGDGVRGALLSVYGKEVARRAIELDRTVELDVEDVEQVAPDDESREGSIECRIQGAIVPPVETRASRGATRIAIGDRPVSNEELARAVESGYGTLLPDGRHPIVAIDVGLPSRLVDANVHPAKRRVALSVSGAVESAVETVVSEALETADVERAAAAPTDLATPLAAEGTADAAGPAASLAGAEVIGQYRELYLLCELDGDLIVVDGHAAHERVNYERLRAALSGEAIPQRDLEPPATVSLDPGHPSVFEANEETIRELGFDAESFGGNLLRVRAVPAPLGREADPDVLCDVLDRLAGGGDPDRRRDRLLRDLACHPSLKAGQTLTDSAANALLNRLAECAEPYACPHGRPTLLRIEEATLAREFDREQTRFG, encoded by the coding sequence ATGAGTGACGAAGCTACCGAAAACGGGGTCGAGCCGTCCAGAGTCCGCGAGCTGGACGCCGACACCGTCGAACGGATCGCCGCCGGCGAGGTGATCACCCGGCCGGCGCGGGTGGTCGCCGAACTCGTCGAAAACGCCCTCGACGCCGGCGCATCCAGGATCGAGATCACGGTCGACGGAGACGGGACGGACCGCGGGAACGCGGGGACGCGGGGAGACCACGGCCGGCAGGGACGGGACGACACCCGCCACGGACGGATCCGCGTCGCCGACGACGGACGCGGAATGAGTCGCCGGGACGCCGAACTCGCGGTCGAACCCCACACGACGAGCAAGCTCGGGACGGCAGCCGATCTCCGGCGGATCGACACCCTCGGCTTCCGGGGTGAGGCGCTCGCGGCGGTCGCTGAATCGGCGACGCTCGACATCGTCACCAACGACGGCGGCGACCGGGGGACCCGCGTGCTCGTGGAACGCGGCGACGAGACCGTTGCCGACGCGGGTCGGGGTCGAGGCACCACCGTAGAGGTAACCGACCTGTTCGCCGACCGACCGGCCCGGTTGGCGTCGCTTGCGGATCCGGGCACCGAGTTTTCGCGGATCTCGACGCTCGTCGCGGATTACGCGCTCGCCCGTCCAGACGTTGCGGTCTCGCTGGTTCACGACGGCCGGGAGACGCTGTCGACGAACGGCGACGGTGTTCGGGGGGCGCTGTTGTCCGTTTACGGCAAAGAAGTCGCCCGCCGGGCAATCGAACTGGACCGGACCGTCGAACTCGACGTCGAGGATGTCGAGCAGGTCGCTCCGGATGACGAATCGCGTGAAGGTTCGATCGAGTGTCGGATCCAGGGGGCGATCGTCCCGCCGGTCGAGACCCGTGCCTCGCGGGGCGCCACCCGAATCGCGATCGGGGATCGTCCCGTGTCGAACGAGGAACTCGCCCGCGCAGTCGAGTCCGGCTACGGGACGCTGCTCCCCGACGGGCGCCATCCGATCGTCGCGATCGACGTGGGGCTGCCCTCCCGGCTCGTCGACGCCAACGTCCATCCGGCGAAGCGGAGGGTCGCCCTGTCCGTCTCAGGGGCGGTCGAATCAGCTGTCGAGACGGTGGTTTCCGAAGCTCTCGAGACCGCAGACGTCGAGCGGGCCGCCGCCGCACCCACCGATCTCGCGACGCCGCTTGCGGCCGAGGGCACCGCCGACGCAGCCGGTCCCGCGGCGTCGCTCGCCGGCGCAGAAGTTATCGGCCAGTACAGGGAGCTGTATCTGCTGTGTGAACTCGACGGCGACCTGATCGTCGTCGACGGCCACGCGGCCCACGAACGGGTGAACTACGAGCGGCTCCGGGCGGCACTCTCCGGGGAGGCGATCCCGCAACGCGATCTGGAACCGCCGGCAACCGTCTCGCTTGATCCAGGACATCCCTCCGTGTTCGAGGCCAACGAGGAGACGATCCGGGAACTCGGCTTCGACGCCGAATCGTTCGGGGGCAACCTACTCCGGGTTCGTGCGGTGCCGGCCCCGCTGGGGCGGGAGGCGGATCCCGACGTGCTCTGTGACGTGCTGGATCGGCTGGCCGGCGGCGGCGATCCGGACCGGAGACGGGACCGCTTGCTCCGAGACCTCGCGTGTCACCCGTCGCTGAAGGCGGGACAGACGCTGACCGACTCGGCGGCGAACGCGCTTTTAAATCGGCTCGCGGAGTGTGCGGAGCCGTACGCCTGTCCGCACGGTCGGCCCACGCTGTTGCGAATCGAGGAGGCGACGCTCGCCCGGGAGTTCGACCGCGAACAGACCCGGTTCGGGTGA
- the tgtA gene encoding tRNA guanosine(15) transglycosylase TgtA: protein MRDCFELRDADCLGRIGELSVPRADAVVETPALMPVINPNLETIAPSRLRGEFGAEILITNSYIIHSNDDLREQAQSVGLHEMLGFDGVIATDSGSFQLAEYGDIDVTTEEILAFQREIGSDVATPVDIPTPPAASREQAERDLETTETALADAEAADTGEMLVNAPIQGSTYPDLRERTAERAAETDLDVFPVGAVVPLMNSYRYDEMIEAVLAAKRGLGPAAPVHLFGAGHPMTFALAVAAGCDLFDSAAYAIYARDGRYLTASGTEHLSELSYLPCSCPVCVEHTPDELRDAPEAETERLLAEHNLHDSFAELRRIKEAIRKGRLLELVERRARGHPALLDGYRALLDGAKQLEREDPTSKGTFFAVSPESARRPEVLRHHDRLDRLDVPDSVLITEGGVPRTHEYDAVWRINPPFGPYPRELAETYPLTAETPDRADERAQRAAADGVARLADVAPDSRIQLAHDDWVDSALDCVPGGVELENLAEIERRDDEE from the coding sequence ATGCGCGACTGCTTCGAGCTGCGGGACGCCGACTGTCTCGGCCGAATCGGGGAACTGTCCGTCCCCAGGGCCGACGCAGTCGTCGAGACGCCGGCGCTGATGCCGGTGATCAACCCGAACCTGGAGACGATCGCTCCCTCTCGTCTCCGCGGGGAGTTCGGCGCTGAAATACTGATCACCAACTCCTACATCATCCACTCGAACGACGATCTCCGGGAGCAGGCCCAGTCTGTGGGGCTCCACGAGATGCTCGGGTTCGACGGCGTCATCGCCACCGACTCGGGTTCGTTCCAGCTCGCCGAATACGGCGACATCGACGTGACGACCGAGGAGATCCTCGCGTTCCAGCGGGAGATCGGCTCCGACGTCGCCACCCCGGTCGACATTCCGACGCCACCGGCCGCGAGCCGCGAGCAGGCCGAACGCGACCTCGAGACGACCGAGACGGCACTCGCTGACGCCGAGGCCGCAGACACCGGCGAGATGCTCGTCAACGCACCGATCCAGGGGTCGACGTATCCGGACCTCCGGGAACGGACCGCCGAACGCGCCGCCGAAACCGACCTCGACGTGTTCCCCGTCGGCGCCGTCGTTCCCCTGATGAACAGCTACCGCTACGACGAGATGATCGAGGCCGTCCTCGCCGCAAAGCGAGGGCTCGGACCGGCCGCCCCCGTCCACCTGTTCGGCGCGGGCCACCCGATGACGTTCGCGCTGGCGGTCGCGGCGGGGTGTGACCTGTTCGATTCCGCGGCGTACGCGATCTACGCCCGCGACGGGCGATATCTCACCGCCTCCGGCACGGAGCACCTCTCGGAGCTGTCGTATCTTCCGTGCTCGTGTCCGGTGTGTGTCGAGCACACCCCCGACGAACTGCGTGACGCACCCGAAGCGGAGACCGAACGGCTGCTCGCCGAGCACAACCTCCACGACAGCTTCGCGGAGCTCCGCCGGATCAAGGAGGCGATCCGGAAGGGGCGCCTGCTCGAACTCGTCGAGCGGCGGGCCCGGGGCCATCCCGCACTGCTGGACGGCTACAGGGCTCTGCTCGACGGCGCAAAGCAGCTGGAACGGGAAGATCCCACCTCGAAAGGCACGTTCTTCGCCGTCTCCCCCGAGAGCGCACGTCGACCCGAGGTTCTCCGACATCACGACCGTCTCGACCGTCTCGACGTTCCCGACAGCGTGCTGATCACCGAAGGTGGAGTGCCGAGAACACACGAATACGACGCAGTCTGGCGGATCAATCCGCCGTTCGGGCCGTATCCCCGCGAACTCGCGGAGACGTACCCGCTGACGGCCGAGACGCCCGATCGGGCCGACGAACGCGCTCAGCGAGCCGCCGCCGACGGGGTCGCTCGGCTGGCCGACGTTGCACCCGACAGCCGGATCCAACTCGCACACGACGACTGGGTCGACTCGGCACTCGACTGCGTCCCCGGGGGAGTCGAACTCGAGAACCTAGCGGAGATCGAGCGCCGGGACGACGAGGAGTGA
- a CDS encoding outer membrane protein assembly factor BamB family protein yields the protein MNWNRRRLLAGLATGTTAGVAGCGYAPGGGDVRGEASLLTGIGGPGGSNRFDVAGNWVAAARSGQQWVGEFGDRSFDTATTVRISDRDGNEIGEFVHLEPSRDLALGERLYLLDEANRLVATDPIYDGEDGEDSEDGEANEVGDNTDGIEAAWRVELDEPDAPIAARDGTAYVPDGNRLLAVREGTVVWERDVAEPVETLRVGDGIVLASTESAALALDADGETIWEFDIDGPATFATTGEQTAEGMTVVRARGRLFDDQDDLAVVDTLNGEVHWSTSVRGGSARPAIADGGVHVVTHGTVTAYDLEDGVRRWESGDVGATAPIVAGPAGVYSLGDNCEAIGADADGRRWSHTLDRRNCAVVDGWIDGETVAFLLEAGGIVWFQRVDEEPGLLF from the coding sequence ATGAACTGGAATCGACGACGGCTCCTCGCCGGACTCGCGACCGGGACCACAGCAGGGGTCGCCGGCTGCGGATACGCACCCGGCGGCGGCGACGTCCGGGGCGAGGCGTCGCTTCTCACGGGGATCGGAGGCCCGGGCGGCAGCAACCGCTTCGACGTTGCCGGGAACTGGGTCGCCGCCGCAAGAAGCGGCCAGCAGTGGGTGGGCGAGTTCGGCGACCGGTCGTTCGACACAGCGACGACCGTCCGCATCTCCGACCGGGACGGCAACGAGATCGGCGAGTTCGTTCACCTCGAGCCGTCCCGGGACCTGGCGCTCGGGGAGCGGCTCTATCTCCTCGATGAGGCCAACCGCCTCGTCGCCACCGATCCGATCTATGACGGTGAAGATGGCGAGGACAGCGAGGACGGCGAAGCCAACGAGGTCGGTGACAACACCGACGGTATCGAAGCGGCATGGCGCGTGGAACTCGACGAGCCGGACGCGCCGATCGCCGCCCGTGACGGGACGGCGTACGTGCCCGACGGAAACCGACTCCTCGCGGTTCGAGAAGGCACCGTCGTCTGGGAACGGGACGTTGCAGAACCAGTGGAGACACTCCGCGTTGGAGACGGGATCGTGCTGGCGTCGACCGAGTCGGCGGCGCTCGCGCTGGATGCCGACGGCGAGACCATCTGGGAGTTCGACATCGACGGCCCGGCGACGTTCGCGACGACCGGGGAGCAGACTGCGGAGGGGATGACCGTCGTCCGGGCGCGCGGGAGGCTGTTCGACGACCAGGACGACCTCGCAGTCGTCGACACGCTAAACGGGGAGGTACACTGGTCGACGAGCGTTCGAGGTGGGAGCGCCCGGCCGGCTATCGCCGACGGTGGGGTTCACGTCGTGACTCACGGAACTGTGACCGCCTACGATCTGGAGGACGGTGTCCGCCGATGGGAGAGTGGCGACGTCGGTGCCACTGCCCCGATCGTAGCCGGACCCGCTGGGGTCTACTCGCTCGGGGATAACTGTGAGGCGATCGGGGCGGATGCAGACGGCCGACGCTGGAGTCACACTCTCGACCGCCGGAACTGTGCTGTCGTCGACGGCTGGATCGACGGTGAGACGGTCGCGTTTCTGCTCGAAGCCGGCGGGATCGTCTGGTTCCAACGGGTCGATGAAGAGCCGGGACTCCTCTTTTGA
- a CDS encoding endonuclease III domain-containing protein translates to MAEEPAENISGGAGGGGRAEAFPDGDPETRAEAVIDELGDMYWEKAYGGQAAFECLVRTILSQNTSDKASQPAFEELMARYGTDGNPEAGKPGTDDLARALADAERSELAETISSAGLYNQKSKVIGEAAEWVLDSYGSAVAFDEYVTTGDPGEVRETLLSIRGVGPKTADCVLLFSGGQEGVFPVDTHVHRIARRTGLAPPDADHEEVREQLEAAVPGEKCGFGHTSMIQFGREYCTAREPACLDGPEACPLYDLCDRIGIDELAGEVVDPADAVER, encoded by the coding sequence ATGGCCGAAGAACCCGCCGAGAACATAAGCGGTGGCGCCGGCGGCGGCGGCCGCGCGGAGGCGTTTCCGGACGGCGACCCGGAGACGCGGGCGGAGGCTGTCATCGACGAACTCGGAGACATGTACTGGGAGAAGGCGTACGGGGGACAGGCAGCCTTCGAGTGCCTCGTCCGAACAATCCTGTCACAGAACACCTCCGACAAGGCAAGCCAGCCCGCATTCGAGGAGTTGATGGCCCGATACGGCACGGACGGGAACCCGGAAGCGGGCAAACCGGGAACCGACGACCTCGCCCGGGCGCTCGCCGACGCCGAACGATCGGAGCTGGCGGAGACGATCTCCTCGGCGGGGCTGTACAACCAGAAGTCGAAGGTGATCGGCGAGGCAGCCGAGTGGGTACTCGACTCTTATGGGTCGGCGGTTGCCTTCGACGAGTACGTGACGACGGGCGATCCCGGGGAGGTCCGGGAAACGCTTCTGTCGATCCGGGGAGTTGGACCGAAAACTGCCGACTGCGTGCTCCTGTTTTCGGGGGGTCAGGAGGGGGTTTTTCCCGTCGACACCCACGTCCACCGGATCGCCCGGCGGACGGGTCTCGCACCGCCCGACGCCGACCACGAGGAGGTTCGCGAGCAGTTGGAGGCGGCGGTGCCCGGCGAGAAGTGCGGCTTCGGCCACACTTCGATGATCCAGTTCGGTCGAGAGTACTGCACGGCTCGGGAGCCGGCGTGTCTCGACGGACCCGAGGCGTGTCCCCTGTACGACCTGTGTGACCGGATCGGTATCGACGAACTCGCGGGTGAAGTGGTGGATCCGGCGGACGCAGTCGAGCGATAG